Genomic window (Aestuariirhabdus haliotis):
ACCAATGGCATAAACGCCTGGCACGCCGGTACGGCACTGATCATCAACAAAGACGAAGCCTCGCTCATCCATATTGACACCACAATCGGCGGCTAGCGCGTTTTCGGTGTAAGGGCGTCGGCCAACGGCCACAATCAACTTATCGAAGGTGACCTTCTGCTCTTCCCCTTTCTGATCGAGGAAGGTAACGGTAACTTCTTCACCTTTGATTTCAGAGCCGGTCACTCGAGCGCCAAGACGCACATCCAGCCCCTGTTTCTTGTAGACTTTGAGAGACTCCTTGGCAACCTGCTGATCGGCAATCGCGAGGAAGTTTTCCTGCGCCTCAAGCACAACCACATCAGAGCCCAGACGAGCCCAGACACTGCCAAGCTCGAGCCCGATCACTCCGGCACCGATTACGCCCAAACGCTTGGGGACGCTCTGAAATTCAAGGGCTCCGGTAGAATCGACGATGATATCGCCGGTCTTTGGGGCTGGCGGGATATCGATGGGGGTGGAACCGGTTGCGAGAATGATATTTTCACATTCCAACACTTCAGCTTTGCCGTCCGCATCGGTGACTTCTACCTGGTGGGGACCCAGAATCTTACCGGTACCCATAATCGGAGTAACGCCGTTGGCCTTGAACAAGCCTGCAACACCGTTGGTCAGGTTTTCAACAATACCTTCTTTGCGTTTGATCATCTTGGGCACATCGATTTCGACTTTGCCCAGGCTGATGCCATGCTGATCCATCTTGTTGCTGTTCTCGTAGAATTTCCACGAGCTATCCAGCAGAGCCTTGGATGGAATGCAGCCAACATTAAGGCAGGTGCCGCCCAATGCCGGCTTGCCATTTTTTTTGGTT
Coding sequences:
- the lpdA gene encoding dihydrolipoyl dehydrogenase — protein: MAKQFDVVVIGSGPGGYVAAIKAAQLGLKTACIERETKKNGKPALGGTCLNVGCIPSKALLDSSWKFYENSNKMDQHGISLGKVEIDVPKMIKRKEGIVENLTNGVAGLFKANGVTPIMGTGKILGPHQVEVTDADGKAEVLECENIILATGSTPIDIPPAPKTGDIIVDSTGALEFQSVPKRLGVIGAGVIGLELGSVWARLGSDVVVLEAQENFLAIADQQVAKESLKVYKKQGLDVRLGARVTGSEIKGEEVTVTFLDQKGEEQKVTFDKLIVAVGRRPYTENALAADCGVNMDERGFVFVDDQCRTGVPGVYAIGDVVRGPMLAHKASEEGIMVAELIAEQAAQMNYDLIPSVIYTHPELAWVGKTEEEIKASGEAYKVGTFPFAASGRAMASDDTTGLVKVIADEATDRILGVHVLGPSAAELVQQAAIAMEFGSSAEDIALTVFAHPTVSEAFHEAALAVDGHAIHVANRKKRKK